A part of Cataglyphis hispanica isolate Lineage 1 chromosome 7, ULB_Chis1_1.0, whole genome shotgun sequence genomic DNA contains:
- the LOC126850844 gene encoding guanine nucleotide-binding protein G(I)/G(S)/G(T) subunit beta-1 translates to MNELDSLRQEAETLKNAIRDARKAACDTNLAQATSGMEPIGRIQMRTRRTLRGHLAKIYAMHWGSDSRNLVSASQDGKLIVWDSYTTNKVHAIPLRSSWVMTCAYAPSGSYVACGGLDNICSIYSLKTREGNVRVSRELPGHTGYLSCCRFYDDNQIVTSSGDMSCALWDIETGQQCTSFIGHTGDVMSLSLAPDTRTFVSGACDASAKLWDIREGSCKQTFPGHESDINAVTFFPNGYAFATGSDDATCRLFDIRADQELAMYSHDNIICGITSVAFSKSGRLLLAGYDDFNCNVWDSMKTERAGILAGHDNRVSCLGVTEDGMAVATGSWDSFLRIWN, encoded by the exons ATGAACGAGCTCGACAGTCTTCGTCAGGAGGCGGAGACGCTGAAAAATGCCATTCGG GATGCCAGGAAAGCAGCATGCGACACGAACTTGGCCCAGGCTACATCGGGCATGGAACCTATCGGTCGCATACAAATGCGTACGAGACGTACGCTTCGCGGTCACTTGGCTAAGATTTATGCGATGCACTGGGGAAGTGACTCCAG GAATCTAGTCTCCGCATCGCAAGACGGCAAACTGATCGTTTGGGACAGTTATACCACCAATAAGGTTCACGCGATCCCATTGCGGTCCTCATGGGTAATGACTTGTGCATACGCGCCCTCGGGTAGTTACGTAGCATGCGGTGGGCTGGACAATATCTGTTCCATCTATAGCCTTAAAACTAGGGAAGGTAACGTGCGGGTTAGCAGAGAGCTCCCGGGTCACACTGGATATTTATCTTGCTGTCGATTCTACGACGACAACCAGATTGTCACCAGTTCTGGCGACATGTCTTG TGCTCTATGGGATATCGAGACCGGCCAGCAGTGCACTTCGTTCATCGGGCACACCGGTGATGTTATGTCTCTGTCGTTGGCACCGGATACACGCACTTTCGTATCTGGCGCGTGTGACGCCAGTGCGAAGTTATGGGACATTCGCGAAGGATCGTGCAAGCAGACTTTTCCGGGTCACGAGAGTGACATAAATGCCGTAACG ttCTTCCCGAACGGATACGCTTTCGCGACAGGCTCGGATGATGCGACCTGCAGACTCTTCGATATTAGGGCAGATCAGGAACTCGCGATGTACAGTCACGACAATATCATTTGCGGTATTACCAGTGTAGCTTTCAGCAAGAGCGGTAGATTATTGCTGGCAGGCTATGacgattttaattgcaatgttTGGGATTCCATGAAGACAGAACGAGCTG GAATTCTCGCTGGGCATGACAATCGCGTATCTTGTCTTGGCGTTACGGAAGACGGCATGGCAGTAGCGACGGGTTCTTGGGATTCATTCCTACGCATTTGGAATTAA